One Elaeis guineensis isolate ETL-2024a chromosome 10, EG11, whole genome shotgun sequence genomic window carries:
- the LOC140852129 gene encoding uncharacterized protein, with translation MGGRITHVRVGSPPTQLALEPEESELLRASNFKIMRVQARSPAASTLDGDRESQVDHGLEDVILSLSALPSLSELLTPQVVDFSPEEAPVKSIGAFETMPAGLKLEAQALLDYKLAHEIFSGMFLLADANDLLNILWKEMRKTVIESFIQVTHYLNWYIESSIQLTKEAKKH, from the exons ATGGGTGGGCGGATCACCCATGTTAGAGTTGGGAGTCCTCCTACGCAGCTAGCTCTTGAGCCAGAAGAATCCGAGCTTCTCCGTGCCAGCAATTTCAAAATCATGCGGGTTCAAGCTAGGTCGCCAGCTGCCTCGACCCTTGATGGCGATCGGGAAAGCCAGGTAGACCATGGCCTTGAGGATGTAATTCTGAGCCTGTCAGCTCTCCCGAGCCTGTCAGAGCTGCTGACCCCCCAAGTTGTCGATTTTTCTCCGGAGGAGGCACCGGTTAAGTCAATTGGAGCCTTCGAGACCATGCCAGCTGGCCTAAAGCTCGAGGCTCAAGCTTTGCTGGACTATAAGCTGGCGCATGAGATATTCTCTGGGATGTTCCTCCTAGCTGATGCAAACGATCTGCTGAATATACTATGGAAGGAGATGAGGAAAACAGTCATTGAAAGCTTCATCCAG GTCACCCATTATTTGAATTGGTATATAGAGAGCTCCATCCAGCTTACAAAGGAGGCAAAAAAGCACTAG